The sequence below is a genomic window from Phoenix dactylifera cultivar Barhee BC4 chromosome 8, palm_55x_up_171113_PBpolish2nd_filt_p, whole genome shotgun sequence.
AGGAAATTCTATACATATTATACATATAATATGTTCACTGCAAAAACTAGCATACATAGTTACACTCCTAAGCAATACTAGTGTCAGCCTGAGATTGTCAAAACTACATAAATAAAGAATATATGACGCACAAAATGTTTTGAAATGTTATCTACTAACTTTTCTTGGCTTCTTTTACTTctactttttttattaaaaaaatagaacttCTTTGAGGCCAAAACTCTGAAACTTGGAGCAAAACCCCAAAAATCACTTAAACTACTGAAACCGAAACTCCATAAACTCAGCTGAAACCGAAACTAAACCGAGTTTTTAAACCTTAGAACAAACATCGCTTCTTTGAGCTCAACATTCTATAAAGTAAAAACTAAACAGAAAGAAGCTTTTTTCTTAATcatttatataattaatttcTTAAGACTGACGTTCTCatcattttcatattttttgatATCAAGTTTTGTATTAGGTACTTGGCATGGTGTTAGTTGTGTGCAATGCtctatgttatattatatgtaTTATGTATGTATTATTTGAAGTAGAAACAAATTTAGGCCATCAACGAAATGCAATGCTAAccttagaaaagaaaaagaaataaagaaagggCAGCAAGTAATAGCTTACGGTGTCAACAACTCCTTCCGAAAAGGAAAGCCATCAATAATGATAGTATATACGACAGTTGCCAATACAAGCACGCCCAAGATGCTGAAAAGAATTCTTCCAAACATGACAAAGGAGAACTTTAACTTATGTTCATCATCATTCCTGAAGAAAATTAACAGTGCTCATATTAAAATATGACAGATGGGACAAAATAACAGAATCAGACTGCTGATAAAAAGTTTTGTCCTATCCTTAAACGAACATTTTTTTCTGAATTATTGATGTGCAATTGATAAAGAAATGAGAAATCCATATATTATACAACATGGGAACTTTGCATCATCAttatttaagtaattttctatattaaatATCTCTGATTTACACACTGAAAcgtcaataaaataaatatgctctGCATCATGTGTAGAATACAGTTCCaagatttttttctctttctcaagGATTATATTGCAAGGGTTATgcctaggggtgcaaatgggtcgggtcgggtcgggtcctgagtgaccccgatccgatccgattttttgttcgggtcctaattttggacccagatccgacccggttgaagatcgggtcgggtccggatcgggttcgggtccggatcgggtccaatttttttgtccttttgggaaagaatttgggcagatctaatttggtcatatcataattatgaggtgctgggtgacccatgacttgaaagacttgcaattgacctccactcAGAACAGAGGACCCATGACGTACTAACTAAGCCGGtctgcaagccaaatttcatatcacactatttttttatctgtatgactgattggacggaacttggtgtctcccagctcccctctcacgactCACGAgggcaaaaaaaatcccagaccttcttccaaaatccaattccattgcagaaaactggcacatgacccatattcagttcagcgttccctcactttctcccttcaaaagttaaaagaaacaaaaaccaaaaaacagaaggaaaaaaaaaacagctaccgagacaccagaggtatcaacagtgtaatagatcaagagagaatcctgacaggccgaggttcctttggattctgtgaacctatgccTATTGCTATCCTTCCAGGCTTCAACCCGACTCCCCTTAGGCTTTTccacttcttttctctctctctctctctctctctctctctctctctctctccgggtccattcgggttgggtcgggtcgggtcggtaaacccagacccgacccaaaaAATGATTCGGGTCTAATTTTCGGACCCGACCCagacccgcgggtcctaaaattcggatcgggtcgggtctacgcgggtcaggtcgggtcgggtctacgcgggtcaggtcgggtcgacccgacccatttgcagccttagttaTGCATGTTCATCTGACTTGATTTTGGGAGGAAGACTACAATTATATCCCTTGTTGGAATGTCTTAATGACACCTTACTTGACAGGCTTGTCCAGTTATTTCACCCATTACTGCTGTTACTGGACAGATGAAAGTTGTCCATTGCTTGATTTGCATGTTGGAGATGCCAAGAATATATGATCGAAGTAACCTTCCTGTGTCTGGTGGGCTCCATTTGAAAAATATAGAGTACATCGGTTAATCCGCTGTCAAAATGAGCTTAACAAATCCAGTCCCCAGGGAAGAGATGCCCGTTTGAAGGCATGGTAAACTTTGCAATACAGTTTTTGTTTCACGGAATTGTGATGATAGAACAATATATGCACTTGTCAtagaaaaaatttcttaaataacTATATGGTTCACAAGTCCATAAACTCCCATAAACATTAATAAGCAATAGGTGAGGCAACAAAAACAAACCAAAACCAAATGCCTATTttcatttcttaaaaaaaataataataataccaaACAGATTAAAGAGCATGTTTTATGGTCTAAACGTCACAAATTTGTTACATCAACATGACCATCAAGGTAAATCGTATCCCATCTATTTTTGGCTCATTAAAGATATTATTTGTACAGCATGTATTATTTAGGTGCATGTAGTTGTATATGAAAAATTCCATGAGTTACAGATTTGAATAAGCTTCATCATTGTAAGAAAAGGTTGAAACGTGCaaagaaaattaaatttctGAGAATCCTGTATGTAAGCTTATGTCTTACCTCAACAAGACATGACTCACGGGATCTTTTACATCCGCAGAAGAAATGGTGAATAGTTTCTTGACAATATATGCACATGTTGCTATGCTaatagagaaaaaagaaaaatgtattAACCCAAgaatatattaatgatatacaTGAAGAACACATGGAACTTGAAgggaaaccattgagtgaagtaTGCGTAAGTCCTACCAAAAAATAAGTACATATAAGAAATACAAAAATAAGTACACATAGAAAACAAAAGCTGATAGAGTTTGAATGACACTTTAAAAAAAGCCAATTAATATCCTGCCAGCATAATAACAGaacatttttaaaatattgGAACTCCtttgaaaagagaaaaataagacAAGCACATAATTTTGTAAATTATCATTCCTAAAGATACAGaaagttaaagaaaaaaataagaacctaAAACTGATGGTAGATAAGACATGGATGTTTGGAAAACAAGTACAGAAAGTCCAATTGCAGCAATAGTAGTGGAGAAAAGGTCATTATGTCCACATAGGATTAAGAATATACACTGGTTTGCAGTAATTTCAACAACCGATGGATAGCAGAGTTGCACTCCTTGACACATTTAGACTTGCAGATAAACATGAGACTGAGCATTTTAGTGTTCAGTATAagacaaataaaatataataagaaacatttactaactttaaaaaaaaaaagaaaaagaaaaaaaaagacgaaTAAGAAGGATACCTGCCAAAACATGTTAACAGAACTACCCATAATACCGTATTGAGCCATTTTGATTCTCTGTAGGCAACCCAAACCTGAAAGAGTAGAAAGAGCATAAAAGGCATGATACTGTTCCCTTCTAAATCCAAGCTATTATAACAAGTAGGCAATTTGATAAAAGGTGTatatctaccaaaaaaaaaacaaaagtgtCTCCTTTTCTCATGAATCCCAAAAGAGCCTGCAAACCAGATGGTTTTCCTGCTCTACCTCTTCtaatagtttaaaaaaaaatcaaaccaaaGAATTTGAATTGGATTAGATGGATAAAAGGAGAAAAGAGTGACCATGCAAGGAAAGGAACCTTTTTCTTGTTAACGGATTAATCAGGAGTATGCAGGAAGAATTTTACAACTGCACCAATTGTTTTCCCTTTATGGAAAAAACCGCACCATGGGTTTAATTCAAAGTAATGCAAGCTAGATATAGGAAAGATGAGGATATCTGATGGTAAGGAGTTGGTATGACTAAATGCTGTGCTATTTGGCAAGGAttagcaaaataaataaaaaaaaaaaatctcattatGTTGCTCATTTGTAGTCTCACAAGAATCAAGATGTTCAAGTGGCATATTATGCTTTCCACACTCCAAATAGACATACCGGACTCATCATTTAAAATGGaaccttttctttttggtttttttttggcTCGATGAGGAAAATGGAACCAACATGATAATCAATTACTGGATTTCTTGATACTAACTTCTTGTTGTGGGGTCACGGGTTATCCTTAGCTGCGTGCCAGAACAAAATCCGGGGAAAATGCTAGAAGCAAAACAGCACTAGGACCAGTTGCTGCGAATAGGCTCTTAAAATCCTTCAGCTAGTTTTCCCTTCATTGAATTGATCTAATCCATTCATTTGTCTATTTACCCAGTCACAAAGCATTATTAATGTATTCTGCTTTAATTCTATGTTTCTTCCTTCCCATTGTATAAAGGAATACCCTGTCAGAAAGAAAATTAGGAATGGAGCATGCATCACCCACTATTGTTCTTGAAGAGGATGCTTTACTAGTTTTGGCTAAATATAAACATATTAAGTAGACATCCCAATTATTGACATGAACCATGAAACATGCGATGTGCAATCCCTCTTTGTATTCCTCAATCCTCTCTAAGATGAAAAAATTCTGCAAAGTTAAGCACTAATAATGTTTTCGAGCGTTCTTCTCTAATCCTTAGAACATCTTCATCTCCAATTCATCTGTGGTAGGCATTTGATAGAACTTTGTAACTACAAGAAATTAGATTTTCGCTGATCAGTGGTCATTATTAACTTGGATCTTTAGTTACCCAGAAAACTGAACCACATGATGACAATTAAGAGAACCTTGCTGCTATTTGATGGAAGAAAATATGCAGTAATATTCAGGAAAGTGGAAATTTCAAAGTTCAAGCTCTAATGAACAGATTAATTGGAAGAAACAAAGCATCATTTCATCAAGTATATAAACAATGAGGAACTTTACTAATTAAGAGAAGTGGATGTCTTGCATGCAATTTATTTCTGTGGTACACAAGCAATAGCAGATATATAGCTTTGTTACATGGACATGGACTCAGGTGGGTGTCCAAGCACTAGATCCTTTCAATATCTAATATGCTTTTCTTGTGGAGCCATGTCTGACTGTCGGACAAATGTCTTGAGTGTTATGTGTGAGAATTTCAGGCAATTAAAGGGTTTGGGTAACATAGATGTATAGAACGACACTTGTTTCTGTTAATATGCAACATATGTTAAGCTTGAACATGACAAGAGACTAAAAAGATCGAATCATTTAATTAGAATTATTAACTAAAGTATTCTGGATCTTAAACAAAACAATAAATTAAGCATCAGCTAAGCATGCATGGAAGCAGGATCTAGCTTTCTCAGTAAATCACAAAACCAGGAACAATTTTTATTCTTAGTACAAAAAAGGAAAGCATTAGTGATCCAAACTTGTTAAGTCGCAAGAATCCATAGATTAGTCCAGCTTTACGCcaacattcttcttcttcttctagagATGTGTGTGGTGCTGGTGGTGGCAGCAGCTGTGGGAAGGGGCACTTCATCTGAATCCTAAAGGGACTGGCTCCTAAATATAGTACTTTAGCTTCGATTTCAAACTTGTATAAGAAGTGTTGCATAAGACATTCGAAGGAGGCTGGGATGCCAATTCTAAGGTGACCAATGGACAAACTTTGCAAACCGCAATACCAATTCTGCATGCTTGGCCAAACAAGACTTGCTTATAGAGGCTAATTTTCTCTATAAGAAGTGTTGCATAACATGTTCCAAGGTGGCCTGGATTCCGATTCCAAGATGAGCAATGGACAAATCTTGCAAACTACAATATTGACTTTGTGTGCCTGGATGATAAAAATGAACCAATTGCTTGTGAGTTCATGTTTCGACCACACAACATTATCCACCATTAATCAAGGAGGGTGAAGCACTTAGATATGACATCTTCACCAGCCTTAGGCATCTCAAAAATATCATGTCTCCCTCCATACAATCAGGTTGAAAAGAGCGGGCAAATTCCACTAAGAATTTGAATTCCTAAAAATACAGACCCATCAAATTTTAGAAGACAGAAAAGTAGCTCATTGCACCATGGTCGGAGGAACTGGTACCGGGCACCATACCGGTTCTCCGGTAGAACGACTCGGTATGGGCCATGCCGGTCCTGTATCGAGAGAAGGCACAACACcgtaggagagagagaaagagagagagagagagagagagagagagagagtggagaAAGGAGGGCCAGAGGAGGGTGGCGGACGCCTCAGGGGGGCGGCGAGGCCGGCAGAGGCTGCGGCAGGCGACACCGCAACCGGTTCCCCAGGGTCCGGCCGTAGCCGATTCCCCAGGGTCCGGCCGTAGCCGGTTCCCCAGGCCCCCTATGACTTCCGTcggccctccctcccccgctcgctatctctttccttctccttctctggcTCCGGCAATGGGTCTCATTTTCATTGCCAGAACCGTACGGGTGAGCCACCGGTATGGCTCGGATTGGCCGGAACCGCTCAGTTCGGGACGATTCCGCCGACTTTGCATTGCACTCTTGGATAAAAACATTGACACCTTTCATTCTTATGTTTTGCGAAAAGCTAATATCAACATATAAGgggcaaaaaattaaaaaggactATAGCCTGCAAATTTGTAACTTGTAACTCGTTACTATTCAATAAGTCAAAATTCAAGGAAACAAAATAAGGAAATAATAAAGGTGAAGTTTTGATATGGGTGTAAATACAATACCAGAAAAAACTTGTATTAGCAACCATTAAAACTATGTTTCTTGCATATATAATACTTATCATGGATAGATGTTACCTGGTTATTCATGTTATGAATATTATGAGATAACATTTCTactaatacaaaaaaaaaaaagataagcatGTTAAGTTATCAGAAATCAACTTAACAATATTTGAAGCTTAGCAAACAAGTTTTAGGACTTACCACTATAGCCACCACATTAACATAAAAGTCAACCAAAGTTGCATCCATCCACCTAGAGAAGTTTGTGAAGCATAAGATGTAAACAAACAGATTTAAAATTGCATGTACAGTAATAACTTACACAACGAAACTTGACTCAAGCGTGCATGCACATATATATCAATGTAAACAAAAAGCTGAAAATACATTCACCAAATAGTAACAATGACATTAGTAAAGGTGTGTTCAAATTGTAAGCCGCAATGGTGGATCAAATGTTTTACACTTTTTTTAACAGTCAAACAGTACAAGTTTAATACAAGTGGCCCAGGACAGAAGCAACCTCTTTGGTGATTCCCGACCATTTTGCTGGTGAACTCTTTAGGATTATTCATGTACGTTATAGGTCTCAGTTATCGAATCTCTACATCTATGGCATAAACCTTTGCCCTTTTTCTCAGTTCCTTGATCCAACCCATATAGAATCAGGTTTAAAATCCCAAAGGaccactttatttttttttcatctcatTGAATAGACATCCAGACATGATGTCAAACCCACACATCAGCACATCATCACCAGAAGGTATTCAAGGGCTTACATCAACATAGGCATGCTACAAACAAAATCTATTTAAAatccaataaaattatttcTCCAAGGCTGTTAAAATGCCCAAATTACATGGTGCTGCCTTATCATGCTCTTCAGTTACTTGGCATTCTGTCTATTCAATACTTGATCTTGGAGAAACCTGTGTCATCCAGTTCCCTCAAAAGGGCCAAATGTGATGTAATTTTTCCAAGAATGAACTTTTAAACTTATCTGTTAGTTTTGGATAGGTTCAAGAGaatattggaagtctaacttaCATGAATTAAAGAAATCCACATGCTACAGTAATATGCTTTTACGTTTGTAGATATCAAGTTATACAGCTGACATTTTTTTGTATTTACTTATTTCAGTATCTAGCGCACTCTTCATGTTATTCTGACTTTCATGAATTTTCTGGCAGATTGATGATTTCATCGTATCCATTTTTCAAGTCATGGATATTTTGCTTGTTAATAAATGATTACCAACATTTGTAATTTGCCATAATTAAGATAGAGAACCATGATTTGATGATTTAGATTGTACAATCAAGTTTAGGAAGATAAGGAGGATAAAGTTTACAAAGGACAATATCATAATGTGAATTGGCATGCATCATAGTGGTTGACAACTTGACAAATCAGATTAGTTTCACAGGTGACATAGCTGTGCTCCAACATCTATCCACCATGGTGCAGTCTTATCCTTCAGATTTAGGTCTAGACATCAATATATTCTAAAATGAAAATCTATATAAATCCATATTTCTTAATGTATTTTCACTCTGTGTGGACATCCATCAATTTCAGCCTCTCTACTCAGATCGCTGTCTTGCCACGAGCCACTTAATGAAATATTCTAATATTGCCATCATCCTATTCTGTCCAATATCTTCGTTATTGTTTTTATCCCCTCTACTTCAAATTTTCACTCTTGAGCAACTCTTCAATTTTAAGACTTTCCCTTTTGTTCAGATTGCTCAAAGTGGTAGCAATTTTCTCTCCTTTGcatataaatcataaattttCTAAGAATTGCGGTACAACTTTACAGCCACCTTCCCAAAAACCTTCACACTTCATGTGCAAATGGGCACTATATTCCCACTTATGTTATCAACTTCCAATCACCTTACCATCCCAGTCATTATGCTTGAACAGCATCTTCTAAAACCCATAGGGTTAGGTTTTCCCTCTTAATAGAGTATAGAAGCATGATCCTAGCAGATGCAGGAACTCACATCTAGTAAGCTAGTGAAATCTCAAACAATCATGATAATACATAAGAATTCTATttatttgtcatcatagcaTCCTCAATGATATTAAATCAAGTCAACCTATTTCCTTAGAGAGTATCAATTACATCTCCTATTCcaacaaattcaaaaatacaatATAATCTTAGACATTTTTATACAGGTGAAACATTGTCTGTGATTGCAGACACCTCAAAGATCACTGTAGCCTCACTTCATCCTACTAGGTCCATTATTCCGTACTTTGATCCTTAAGAAATTAAAAATGTAGATTCACCTTAATCAACTGATTTCTTCCAAATCTACTTGGATTTTAGAACTCTCCAATATAGAATTTTCGTACAGATATTGCCTAGAATTCTTTAAAATCAGTACTTCCACAAACCAATTGTGTGAATCTTTCACAGCTCAACCCCAAATCTGAACGCATATATCAAATGCCATAATGGACTGCCAATTTCCTAGGTCTTAGCTTATTTTAACAAATTATGTCCAGATACTCTCTTATAAAGCCTTCAAATTATGTTGCAAGTTTTCCTACTCTCCAACATCACCTGGCATTGAGATGTGGGTTGAAAAAGGAATTTACTACAAATAGCCAATGGAAAGCTCATAATACAAAATTTTGGTCATTATTCTTGGGAACCTCACTAGATATAAAAACATCTAGGAGGTCACAAATTTTTGCAATGGTGAGTATATTGTCAGAATCCTGTTCCATGAAAAAATTCCTTCACAACTACATCACAATTAGCAATTCCTTAAAAGTTTAAGATCATGGGAAGATGGTAACATATGATGAGCGGGAGATGTCTTCCAGCAAAAGAaacattcaaaaataaaaataaaaataaaaaacactaAGAGTATCATCTGTTCCCTTGAATCCGTTTCTCCTCAAAACGCTTCATTTATCAATTCTCCGAAACCACTAACATTGACGAGCACTGATCAAATATTTGCTATCTTTTCTGCCCCCCCAAACCCAACGTTTTGGAGAATAAACCATGGGTTACGCAAGTGACCAAATCCCCCTCTTAAACCCTCAATCCTTGCCCACTGCCACAAAAGATCCAACGAGACATCACTCTAATTGTGTGTGTTCATGATTAGTATCAAAATCCTTCAATTTCACTCATCATGTTCGACTCTTTTTCTAGACTACGTAGTATTCAAGAAACGCCAGGACTAACAACCTACAGAAGAAaggatagaaagaaaaaaaaaaaagaacgctTGCTGATAATTAGAATGGTAAATCGAAAGAAAGCCTACGGGGTCAAGAGCTCGACGCGGAAAGGAGAGCCGTCGGTAGCGAGAGTGTAGATGAGCGTGACAACCATGAAGCAACCCAATGTGGCGAACAAGATTTTATATGCCGCGAGAGCTGGAACCGCCGCCATGTTAGGCCTTGCAACAGATGTccctgaaaaaaaagaaaaaaaaatcccagctttcgtaaagaaaagggaagaaaaacgtaaagaaagaaagaaacaaacaagaatgtgGACGAATACATTACACGTCATAGGAATAAGAGAAAGGCATACCGTCCGGTTGGAAACTCTAACACGTAAAGCGATCTCTGTGCTTAGGTCCACCACATAATATCAATTCTTTCTTCTTTAGCTTCAAATAACCCATCATTTCTCGGCCTTTAGCTCCTCTCGGCCACCGTTTTTCTTGGCACGAACTTCCACCACGAACGCCGGATCTCTCTCCGCCCTCTCCGACTCCGGCGAGACCACCCTCGAGCCCAATTCGCATCTGGGAAGACTCAAAAAAGGCAAGAAACGCTCGCTAAGAACCTCGGATTCGATGGCCGTTCCCGAAGCGGAAACCCTAGATCAAGGATTTTACTCTACGAGAGAATGCCGGGTGGAGGAGGATCGACAGCGAACCTGCGCTCGTCCTCGAGGCGAGCATCATGAGCGAAAGCCGCGAATTCCGAACTCCGCGAGTTGAGACGCTCCATATTCTCTTGTATCGAGGCGGTGGAAAGGCGGTGGAAATCAAGAACGGAGGGTCTGCGTGATTTCAAGTAACGGTCATCTTTTGTAACGTGTACTTTTTCTTAGCGGAGCGGTTTGTAATCAGAACATGGTCGATTTTTAGGATGGCAACGAGGCTTGGCATTCTCTCTCTTTGGTTGAAATCGACTCAGGGTGAAACACTGAAACacccaaaaaaagaaatttatatAGCCCTTGTGagaaaaagattgagaaaaggtTTGGCATAACTCTATTTTAGAGTCAAGCATTcttcagaaaaaaataaaagaagataaatTTGTTAGGCTACCGAGAGTTTAATTTCACACAAAGGCTAATAACTCAAACAATCTACATATTAAAGAAGCATAGAAAGAGTCCCGTCTATTAGCAGAAGCACCGTCCAGGAGAAACttcaaccttcaaagctttATATGCTATCGAGGCCGTTTTCTTTCCTCACTCTCTCATTAGTTTGCCCCGGATCCCATTATCAAGAAATATATCCATATCTTCTTATACCAATTTTGAGGGTTCAAATAGTTATATACATATAGCATAAATAAAGACTAATCGAATCAAAATTATCAATTTACCTAATTAATTTGTggcccaataaaaaaaaaaagtcccaaGCCTCTAATTGAGCCAGCCGATAGGGTCTGCGCTTGAAGGAAAAGAATGTGAGGTATACTCGAACAAACCAAAGAACTTCACCGAGCCAAGGCGAGCAAGGACAAGCAGGTATGTGGAAAGGGCAATGTGCTAGTCTCGGATGGTGGGGTGCGCCGGTTCTACTAGGATCTTGAAAGGTTTAGTGATTCTACTAAGATCTTCATGGTCATGTTGAACATGATTGGAAGGAACTGGAAATATTGAGTCCTAAAGACCCTATTGGTGGATGTTATGGCCAAAGCTTAAAACCCTCCGAGGACAAGCGATTagtataattcaatttgatcctAGCTACCATATTGTGTGTATAGTTTTCTCTATTACATGTCCCAAAGCTTATGATTATGTACAAGGTCAAAACCAATTTTCACTAAATTTGTGACAAGATCTTGAAAGGTTATAGTTATTCTACCAAGATCTTCATGGTCATGTTGAACATGGTTGAAAGGAACTCGAAATATGTAGTCCTAAAGAACCTATTGGTGGATGTTGAACATGGTTATTCTACCAATTTTCCCCTGGTGCCTGATGCAAACAACAGCCTGCCAAATATCGTAGATCCGGCACTTGAAAGTAACTTTTTTCTCATCATACATGGATACACTGCACCACTCATAAGAAAAGCTAAAACTAGAGAACAGGAAATATGAATCTGTGGTTGTAGTGTCAAGAACCCCATCAGCGAAGAGAAATTTATATACCTGATCGTAACAACAGACATTCAAGAGATAATATCACTCAACAGTTATTTTTGTTTCAGACGCATTCAAATAAAGAAGACCTCATATTCATATAGAACTCGTTTGGTTtgtgagaaaagaaaaaaaaatgtggtcaacaaaaaaaatgaagaaagactTCTTATTTggttagaatttttaaagaagagagatgaaaaagtagcatttttatgaaaataaatttttcatatttcatgaaaaaaaaatctatgaacGATATGAAAGAGCTACTTTTCCGCCGGTTGGGAATTAGAATCTTTTTTTCCAAAGCTATtcttaagccatcaaaatctatgaaacatgtctttttctttattaagagtaATATTTTAcacaatattttttaaaaaatagatgctCAACTAAACATAAGTCACTCTGGAatgtatcattttttttatagtcaaccaaacataccaaAACCATTTTCGCAGGCATCATATTTTCAAAAATCAgcttttcagaaaaaatattccggtgaagaaaaatgcttcccgcaaaCCAAACGGGTCCTATATttaacatcaaaatcaaatgaaccACGATAGAGAAACCATACATGCATTTAGGATGCATTTGATGTTTAGCATATAGGAAAGTAGCCGGTAATATGACAAATTACAATCCATTACAAAACCTGATGAGATTTCACATGTCATCATTCCCGAACCGAAGGATGAGCCTTCTCAGCGTACTCCAGGGTGAGACTTTGCAGAGTCTCCATATATAAATCCACCTCATTTGAAGTCGGCAAATTCGTATAAATAGACGCTCTATGAAATCGGCAGATAATGATAGTTTATCTCTCCCAATGCGTGATACGTTGCCGCTTACCCGAACctcttttaagttttaaatgCCGTTGGCGCGTATAAAAGCCTCAAGAACGGCGATatctctccccccctctccctcATCGTTTAGCCCACTGCTGTGATCGTTCCGCCATGGCCGCGAGGAGGGGACCCTTTCTGAAGGTCATCGTTCTTGGTGACGCCTCGTGGGTTTTTCtaaccttctctctctctccctctcccttccgtTGATTTGCTTATATCATAGTTCAGAATCATGCTTCAAAACCTTACGATTCCTTGCGTTTATATGTTTCTGCGTTATCTTTCTTGCTTCTTTGGT
It includes:
- the LOC103720797 gene encoding uncharacterized protein LOC103720797, with the translated sequence MAAVPALAAYKILFATLGCFMVVTLIYTLATDGSPFRVELLTPWMDATLVDFYVNVVAIVVWVAYRESKWLNTVLWVVLLTCFGSIATCAYIVKKLFTISSADVKDPVSHVLLRNDDEHKLKFSFVMFGRILFSILGVLVLATVVYTIIIDGFPFRKELLTPWMAATLIDFYINVVAISVWIAYKESTWISALIWIGLLICFGSIATCAYIVLQLFQLSYQDSMYHILLDSHSKHGSTSSK